From Bacteroidetes bacterium GWF2_43_63, the proteins below share one genomic window:
- a CDS encoding ribonucleoside-diphosphate reductase, adenosylcobalamin-dependent — MFDGQESKLNEPERRVYLYEDALKQSTAYFNGDTLAASVWVSKYALKDSQGNIYEATPDDMHRRIAREVARIEKNYKNPMSEDEVFEVLRNFRYIIPQGSPMAGIGNNFQIASLSNCFVIGSNKADSYGGILKVDEEQVQLMKRRGGVGHDLSHIRPKGSPVKNSALTSTGIVPFMERYSNSTREVAQDGRRGALMLSISVNHPDSESFIDAKMEQGKITGANVSVRIDDDFMNAVTSRKEYTQKYPIHSDKPIFSKTINAQDLWGKLVHNAWKSAEPGILFWDTIKRESVPDCYADLGFETVSTNPCGEIPLCPYDSCRLLAINLHSYVENPFTSEASFNMPLFREHIWYAQRMMDDIIDMELEKVDAIIEKIDNDPESSDIKNTERQLWIKIKDKAIQGRRTGIGITAEGDMLAALNMRYGSDEAIDFSVNIHKTLAVEAYKSSVNLASERGPFQVFDFEREMNNPFINRLFNEEPQLRESMKKFGRRNIALLTIAPTGSVSIMTQTSSGIEPVFMTAYKRRKKVNPNDKNTNATFVDESGDSWEEFNVFHPKFLTWAGLNGYDVDQVKYHYTEEQLNELIAKSPYYKATSNDVDWISKVKMQGAIQKWVDHSISVTVNVPEHVDESMIDTVLRAAWESGCKGVTVYREGSRSGVLVADNKKKEEPSTLFSETSAPARPLKIDASVLRFNNGAEKWIAVVGLLNDRPYEIFTGRADNFVLPEFVHRGWVIREKNRDERARYDFEFLDKDGYAVTIRGLSRTFSPEYWNYAKLISGVLRHGMPIPYVVQLVDNLQFDNDDINSWRTGVVRALKLFIPDGTKAQGECPECHTDSLQFKEGCVTCNNCGYSKCG; from the coding sequence ATTTTTGATGGTCAGGAAAGCAAATTAAATGAACCTGAAAGACGCGTTTATTTGTATGAAGATGCCCTCAAACAATCAACAGCGTATTTTAACGGAGACACTTTGGCTGCAAGCGTATGGGTGAGTAAATATGCCCTCAAGGATAGCCAGGGAAATATTTACGAAGCTACTCCCGATGATATGCATCGCCGCATTGCCCGCGAAGTTGCCCGCATCGAGAAGAATTATAAAAACCCGATGTCGGAGGATGAAGTATTTGAAGTACTGAGAAATTTCCGCTACATTATTCCGCAGGGAAGTCCTATGGCTGGCATTGGAAACAATTTCCAGATAGCAAGTTTGTCCAATTGCTTTGTTATTGGTTCCAATAAAGCCGATTCTTATGGTGGCATTCTGAAAGTTGATGAAGAGCAGGTTCAGTTGATGAAACGCCGCGGTGGCGTAGGTCACGACCTTAGTCATATACGTCCGAAAGGATCACCGGTGAAAAACAGCGCTTTGACCTCAACCGGCATTGTGCCTTTTATGGAACGATACAGCAATTCAACCCGCGAAGTAGCGCAGGATGGTCGTCGTGGCGCTCTCATGCTCAGCATTTCTGTTAATCATCCTGATTCGGAAAGTTTTATCGATGCAAAAATGGAGCAGGGTAAAATAACCGGCGCCAATGTCTCGGTTCGTATTGATGATGATTTTATGAATGCTGTTACAAGCCGGAAAGAATACACTCAGAAATACCCGATTCATTCCGATAAACCCATTTTTTCAAAGACAATCAACGCACAGGATCTGTGGGGAAAACTGGTTCACAACGCTTGGAAATCTGCTGAGCCCGGAATACTTTTCTGGGATACCATCAAACGCGAATCGGTTCCGGATTGCTATGCTGACCTTGGATTCGAAACGGTTTCTACAAATCCATGTGGCGAAATTCCGCTCTGTCCCTACGATAGCTGCCGTTTACTTGCGATAAATCTTCATAGCTATGTTGAGAATCCTTTTACAAGTGAAGCCAGTTTCAATATGCCCCTTTTCCGCGAACATATCTGGTATGCGCAGCGAATGATGGACGATATTATTGATATGGAACTGGAAAAGGTTGATGCCATAATCGAAAAAATTGACAATGATCCTGAATCCAGTGATATAAAAAATACCGAACGTCAGCTCTGGATTAAAATAAAAGACAAAGCTATTCAGGGTCGTCGCACGGGTATTGGTATAACCGCTGAAGGCGATATGCTTGCAGCTCTCAATATGCGCTACGGCTCGGATGAAGCAATTGATTTCAGTGTGAACATTCATAAAACGCTGGCTGTTGAAGCATATAAATCCTCTGTAAATCTTGCATCTGAGCGTGGTCCTTTCCAGGTGTTTGATTTTGAACGTGAAATGAACAATCCTTTCATTAACCGTCTTTTTAACGAAGAGCCTCAGCTGCGCGAATCAATGAAAAAGTTCGGACGCCGCAATATTGCTTTGCTCACTATTGCTCCAACCGGGAGTGTAAGCATTATGACGCAGACTTCCTCGGGAATTGAACCTGTGTTTATGACAGCCTACAAGCGCAGAAAAAAAGTCAATCCGAATGATAAAAATACCAACGCTACTTTTGTTGATGAATCAGGCGACAGTTGGGAAGAATTCAATGTGTTTCACCCAAAATTCCTGACCTGGGCCGGACTGAATGGGTACGATGTTGATCAGGTGAAATATCATTATACCGAGGAGCAATTGAATGAACTGATTGCTAAATCTCCTTATTACAAAGCAACAAGCAACGATGTTGACTGGATCAGCAAAGTGAAGATGCAGGGCGCAATTCAGAAATGGGTTGATCACAGCATCAGCGTCACAGTAAATGTTCCGGAGCATGTTGATGAATCGATGATTGACACTGTGCTGCGTGCTGCCTGGGAAAGTGGTTGCAAAGGCGTAACAGTGTATCGCGAAGGCTCACGCTCTGGTGTGCTTGTCGCCGACAATAAAAAGAAGGAAGAACCAAGCACTCTTTTTTCTGAAACAAGTGCGCCTGCCAGACCATTAAAAATTGATGCAAGTGTATTGCGTTTTAATAATGGCGCAGAAAAATGGATCGCTGTCGTTGGCTTGCTTAATGATCGTCCGTATGAAATATTCACAGGTCGCGCCGATAATTTTGTGTTGCCCGAATTTGTTCATCGTGGCTGGGTAATCCGCGAAAAGAATCGCGACGAGCGGGCACGCTATGATTTCGAATTTCTCGATAAAGACGGATATGCGGTAACTATTCGCGGCCTCTCCAGAACATTCAGCCCGGAATACTGGAATTACGCGAAACTGATTTCAGGCGTTTTACGTCATGGAATGCCGATTCCATATGTTGTTCAGCTGGTCGATAATCTGCAGTTCGACAATGACGATATCAACTCATGGAGAACTGGTGTAGTGCGGGCACTCAAACTTTTCATTCCCGATGGAACAAAAGCTCAGGGTGAATGTCCTGAATGTCATACGGATTCCCTTCAATTCAAAGAAGGTTGTGTAACCTGCAACAACTGCGGTTATTCAAAGTGCGGTTAA